A region from the Thauera humireducens genome encodes:
- a CDS encoding cytochrome P450 translates to MLAEAIARAPGVPAAGPDVALDDAFLQNPYPVYRQWREAGPLHWNDGFFQGAWVLSRHEDVERVLRDPRFSSQRTGGWVKRIEGVDAGYAGRRAHAGLDRFQHLFARAMVFLDAPDHTRLRRVMGAGFHPSLVRGLAPRIEDLVDELLDGLDGPGAAAGFDFIETVARPLPSRVIGLMLGVDRADEARFAAWTDDLAAFIGALRPDEAQLRRAQRSLLELVRYFEAVLAQRRGAPADDLVSLLLRAEAEGLIRADGEVLAQCAMLLFAGHETTRNLLGNGLYTLLRHPAQWAAIQADPDALPGAVREVLRFDSPVQYTGRRVAADLDWHGHRLRRGDLVIALIGAANRDPARYAEPDRFDISRREGSHLAFGSGPHVCIGAGLSLLEATITLRKVSQRWPTLRLCDTQPRWNTNAALRGLQRLDVVSGHAAG, encoded by the coding sequence ATGCTGGCCGAAGCCATCGCGCGGGCGCCGGGCGTGCCCGCCGCGGGGCCCGACGTAGCGCTCGACGATGCGTTCCTGCAGAACCCCTACCCCGTCTATCGCCAGTGGCGGGAGGCGGGGCCGCTGCACTGGAACGACGGTTTCTTCCAGGGCGCCTGGGTGCTCAGCCGGCACGAGGACGTCGAGCGCGTGCTGCGCGACCCGCGCTTCTCGTCGCAACGCACCGGCGGCTGGGTCAAGCGCATCGAGGGCGTGGATGCCGGCTACGCCGGGCGCCGCGCCCACGCGGGGCTGGACCGCTTCCAGCACCTGTTCGCGCGCGCGATGGTCTTCCTCGACGCCCCGGACCACACCCGCCTGCGCCGCGTGATGGGTGCGGGCTTCCATCCGTCGCTGGTCCGCGGCCTGGCCCCCCGGATCGAAGACCTGGTCGATGAGCTGCTCGACGGGCTCGACGGACCCGGCGCCGCCGCCGGCTTCGACTTCATCGAGACGGTGGCGCGCCCGCTGCCCTCGCGCGTGATCGGCCTAATGCTGGGCGTTGACCGGGCCGACGAGGCGCGCTTTGCCGCGTGGACGGATGACCTCGCCGCCTTCATCGGTGCCCTGCGCCCGGACGAGGCGCAGTTGCGCCGGGCGCAACGCAGCCTGCTCGAACTCGTGCGCTACTTCGAGGCCGTGCTGGCGCAGCGCCGCGGCGCGCCCGCCGACGACCTCGTCAGCCTGCTGCTGCGGGCGGAGGCCGAGGGCCTGATACGCGCCGACGGCGAGGTACTGGCGCAATGCGCCATGTTGCTGTTCGCCGGCCACGAGACCACCCGCAACCTGCTCGGCAACGGCCTGTACACACTGCTGCGCCATCCCGCGCAATGGGCCGCGATCCAGGCCGACCCGGACGCCCTGCCCGGCGCGGTGCGGGAGGTACTGCGCTTCGACAGCCCGGTGCAATATACCGGCCGACGCGTCGCCGCCGACCTCGACTGGCATGGCCACCGGCTGCGCCGGGGCGATCTCGTCATCGCGCTGATCGGCGCGGCCAACCGCGATCCCGCGCGCTACGCGGAGCCCGACCGCTTCGACATCAGCCGCCGTGAAGGCAGCCACCTCGCCTTCGGCAGCGGCCCGCATGTCTGCATCGGCGCCGGACTCTCGCTGCTGGAAGCGACGATCACGCTGCGCAAGGTGTCGCAGCGCTGGCCCACGCTACGCCTGTGCGATACGCAGCCGCGCTGGAACACGAATGCAGCGCTGCGCGGCCTGCAACGGCTCGACGTCGTCTCCGGTCACGCTGCAGGCTGA
- a CDS encoding quinoprotein dehydrogenase-associated SoxYZ-like carrier: protein MRPAVPARRTVCAALGLACAAALPLVAAGRVLAAAPAPQPGADPLDSSRWDDMRRAFLADAPVVFDDRIAVTAPFSAEDPLNVPVAIDATALGAVREVLVFADFNPIVKALRVEPLAAPAAFGLRLKLQQSSPVRAAARTADGTWHLGGAWVRTSGGGCTLPSLGSGSAEWQQRLNEVGARLWPGVGHGDRLRLRIVHPMDTGLAPGIPAFHIETLEIADGAGRVLVRAEAFEPVSENPVFSFDLPAGIGTAGPLRIRGRDNNGNLIDAEVRP, encoded by the coding sequence ATGAGGCCCGCCGTCCCCGCGCGGCGGACCGTGTGCGCCGCGCTCGGCCTCGCCTGCGCGGCGGCACTGCCGTTGGTTGCCGCGGGGCGGGTACTCGCCGCCGCGCCGGCACCGCAGCCCGGCGCGGACCCGCTCGACTCCTCGCGCTGGGACGACATGCGGCGCGCCTTCCTCGCCGACGCGCCGGTGGTGTTCGACGACCGCATCGCGGTCACCGCGCCGTTCAGCGCCGAAGACCCGCTCAACGTGCCGGTGGCCATCGACGCCACCGCGCTGGGTGCGGTGCGCGAAGTGCTGGTGTTCGCCGACTTCAACCCCATCGTCAAGGCTCTGCGGGTGGAACCGCTGGCCGCGCCGGCCGCCTTCGGCCTGCGCCTGAAGCTGCAGCAGTCGAGCCCGGTACGTGCCGCCGCGCGCACCGCCGATGGCACCTGGCACCTCGGCGGCGCCTGGGTGCGCACCAGCGGCGGCGGCTGCACCCTGCCTTCGCTCGGTTCGGGCTCGGCCGAATGGCAGCAGCGCCTCAACGAGGTCGGCGCCCGCCTGTGGCCGGGCGTGGGCCATGGCGACCGCCTGCGGCTGCGCATCGTGCACCCGATGGACACCGGGCTCGCGCCGGGCATCCCGGCTTTCCACATCGAGACGCTCGAGATCGCCGATGGCGCCGGCCGCGTGCTGGTGCGCGCGGAAGCCTTCGAACCGGTGTCGGAAAACCCCGTGTTCAGCTTCGACCTGCCGGCGGGGATCGGCACGGCCGGCCCGCTGCGC
- a CDS encoding cache domain-containing protein, with protein MKTRILNGALAAALAVTVAGSALAADRGTPAEARAMFDQAVQYMEANGAERAFAAFNNQKGQFVRKDLYVFVIDDQGVYHASGAAPEALVGLKVLDTTDAAGTPLFREMIDATRKAPEATVRYVWLNRTTNKVEPKASYVRKIGDYVLGVGHYLE; from the coding sequence ATGAAGACCCGCATCCTCAACGGCGCACTCGCCGCCGCGCTCGCTGTAACGGTCGCCGGCAGCGCGCTGGCCGCCGACCGCGGCACGCCGGCCGAAGCCCGCGCCATGTTCGACCAGGCCGTGCAGTACATGGAGGCCAACGGCGCCGAACGCGCCTTCGCCGCCTTCAACAACCAGAAAGGCCAGTTCGTCCGCAAGGACCTGTACGTGTTCGTGATCGACGACCAGGGCGTCTACCACGCCAGCGGCGCGGCGCCCGAGGCCCTGGTCGGCCTGAAGGTGCTCGACACCACCGACGCCGCCGGCACGCCGCTGTTCCGCGAGATGATCGACGCCACGCGCAAGGCGCCCGAAGCCACGGTGCGCTACGTATGGCTGAACCGGACCACCAACAAGGTCGAGCCCAAGGCGAGCTACGTGCGCAAGATCGGCGACTACGTGCTCGGCGTGGGCCATTACCTCGAATGA
- a CDS encoding methanol/ethanol family PQQ-dependent dehydrogenase — protein sequence MHTPLRSARRPRLLASFAATAFALAALNVQAKGVTDDDIVNDATITTQVVTHGLGTKGQRYSPLDQVNTETVKNLVPVWSFSFGGEKQRGQQSQPLIHDGKMYVTASYSRIFALDATTGQKLWKYEHRLPDGIMPCCDVINRGAALYDDLVIFGTLDAQLVALNKDTGKVVWRQKIEDYKAGYSFTAAPQIVKGMVITGNSGGEFGIVGRVDARDAKTGKLIWSRPTVEGHMGYTYDAEGKPVDNGISGTTNATWPGDLWKTGGAAPWQAAYYDPDVDLIYIGTGNPAPWNSWLRPGDNLYSSSTIAIDPDTGKIVWHYQSTPHDGWDFDGVNEFISFEYNDPATGKLVKAGGKADRNGFFFVNDRTDGKLLNAFPFVNRIDWAKGIDLKTGRPIYDEEKRPGNPFVEGVGEDKKGKVVFNAPSFLGGKNQMPMAFSPKTGYFYVPANEWGMDIWNEPISYKRGAAYLGAGFTIKPLHEDFIGAMRAVDPVSGKIVWEVKNNAPLWGGVMTTGGDLVFYGTPEGYLKAIDAHNGKELWQFQTGSGVIAPPVTWEQDGEQYVAVVSGWGGAVPLWGGDVAKRVNMLEQGGSVWVFKLHKS from the coding sequence ATGCACACCCCACTGCGCAGCGCACGCCGTCCGCGGCTGCTCGCCAGCTTCGCCGCCACGGCCTTCGCCCTCGCCGCGCTCAACGTCCAGGCCAAGGGCGTGACCGACGACGACATCGTCAACGACGCCACCATCACCACCCAGGTCGTCACCCACGGTCTCGGCACCAAGGGGCAGCGCTACAGCCCGCTCGACCAGGTCAACACCGAGACGGTGAAGAACCTCGTGCCCGTCTGGTCCTTTTCCTTCGGCGGCGAGAAGCAGCGCGGCCAGCAGTCGCAGCCGCTGATCCACGACGGCAAGATGTACGTCACCGCGTCCTACAGCCGCATCTTCGCGCTCGACGCCACGACCGGGCAGAAGCTGTGGAAGTACGAGCACCGCCTGCCCGACGGCATCATGCCCTGCTGCGACGTGATCAACCGCGGCGCCGCGCTGTACGACGACCTGGTGATCTTCGGCACGCTCGACGCCCAGCTCGTCGCGCTGAACAAGGACACCGGCAAGGTCGTGTGGCGGCAGAAGATCGAGGACTACAAGGCGGGCTACTCCTTCACCGCCGCGCCGCAGATCGTCAAGGGCATGGTCATCACCGGCAACTCGGGCGGCGAGTTCGGCATCGTCGGCCGCGTCGATGCGCGCGACGCGAAGACCGGCAAGCTGATCTGGAGCCGCCCGACCGTCGAAGGCCACATGGGCTACACCTACGACGCCGAAGGCAAGCCGGTGGACAACGGCATCTCCGGCACCACCAACGCCACCTGGCCCGGCGACCTGTGGAAGACCGGCGGCGCGGCGCCCTGGCAGGCCGCCTACTACGACCCCGACGTCGACCTGATCTACATCGGCACCGGCAACCCTGCGCCGTGGAACAGCTGGCTGCGCCCGGGCGACAACCTGTACTCGTCATCCACGATCGCGATCGACCCCGACACCGGCAAGATCGTGTGGCACTACCAGAGCACGCCGCACGACGGCTGGGACTTCGACGGCGTCAACGAATTCATCTCCTTCGAGTACAACGACCCCGCCACCGGCAAGCTGGTGAAGGCCGGCGGCAAGGCCGACCGCAACGGCTTCTTCTTCGTCAATGACCGCACCGACGGCAAGCTGCTCAACGCCTTCCCCTTCGTGAACCGCATCGACTGGGCCAAGGGCATCGACCTCAAGACCGGGCGTCCGATCTACGACGAGGAGAAACGGCCCGGCAATCCCTTCGTCGAAGGCGTGGGCGAGGACAAGAAGGGCAAGGTGGTGTTCAACGCACCCTCCTTCCTCGGCGGCAAGAACCAGATGCCGATGGCCTTCAGCCCGAAGACCGGCTATTTCTACGTGCCCGCCAACGAATGGGGCATGGACATCTGGAACGAGCCCATCTCGTACAAGCGCGGCGCGGCCTACCTCGGCGCGGGCTTCACCATCAAGCCGCTGCACGAGGACTTCATCGGCGCGATGCGTGCGGTGGACCCGGTGAGCGGCAAGATCGTGTGGGAGGTGAAGAACAACGCGCCGCTGTGGGGTGGCGTGATGACCACCGGTGGCGACCTGGTGTTCTATGGCACGCCCGAGGGCTACCTGAAGGCGATCGACGCCCACAACGGCAAGGAGCTGTGGCAGTTCCAGACCGGTTCGGGCGTGATCGCGCCGCCGGTGACCTGGGAGCAGGACGGCGAGCAGTACGTCGCCGTCGTCTCGGGCTGGGGCGGCGCCGTGCCGCTGTGGGGCGGCGACGTGGCCAAGCGGGTGAACATGCTCGAGCAGGGGGGCTCCGTCTGGGTGTTCAAGCTGCACAAGTCCTGA
- a CDS encoding Hsp70 family protein, protein MHAPARACGIDFGTSNSTVGWLRPDASTLLMLEDDKPTLPSAVFFNADEDSTHFGRDALAQYLEGYEGRLMRALKSLLGSSLIDGQTEVGGRALRFRDLLASFIGELKRRAERQAGRAFDQAVFGRPVHFVDDDAAADGKAQDTLEAIARQVGFREVSFQFEPIGAALHYERSLAAEEVVLIADIGGGTADFSLVRLSPERARRDDRADDLLGNAGVHIGGTDFDRALSLDCVMPLLGYRGLMKNGAHIPASLYFQLATWHTINFAYSRQAWADLQNIYRDAAARTELDRLARLVSQREGHWLALQVEQAKIDLSTAPAARMDLDRLEDGLQHTITTADFVAATATLVERVGECVGQLLRDAGLRRDQVDTVYFTGGASGVAQLRARIAAELPAARCVEGDLYGSIGAGLAVEAARRYG, encoded by the coding sequence ATGCACGCTCCCGCCCGCGCCTGCGGCATCGACTTCGGCACCTCCAACTCCACCGTTGGCTGGCTGCGCCCCGATGCGAGCACCCTGCTCATGCTCGAGGACGACAAGCCGACACTGCCGTCCGCGGTGTTCTTCAACGCCGACGAGGACAGCACCCATTTCGGCCGCGACGCGCTGGCGCAGTACCTCGAGGGCTATGAAGGCCGGCTGATGCGCGCGCTGAAGAGCCTGCTCGGCTCCAGCCTCATCGACGGCCAGACCGAGGTCGGCGGGCGGGCGCTGCGCTTTCGCGACCTGCTGGCGAGCTTCATCGGCGAGCTCAAGCGCCGCGCAGAGCGGCAGGCCGGCCGCGCCTTCGACCAGGCGGTGTTCGGCCGCCCGGTGCACTTCGTCGACGACGACGCTGCCGCGGACGGCAAGGCGCAGGACACGCTGGAAGCCATCGCCCGCCAGGTCGGCTTTCGCGAGGTGAGCTTCCAGTTCGAGCCGATCGGCGCCGCGCTGCACTACGAGCGCTCGCTGGCCGCCGAGGAAGTCGTGCTGATCGCCGACATCGGCGGCGGCACGGCGGACTTCTCGCTGGTGCGCCTGTCGCCCGAGCGCGCACGCCGCGACGACCGTGCCGACGACCTGCTCGGCAACGCCGGCGTGCACATCGGCGGCACCGACTTCGACCGCGCGCTGAGCCTGGACTGCGTGATGCCGCTGCTGGGCTACCGCGGCCTGATGAAGAACGGCGCCCACATCCCGGCCAGCCTCTACTTCCAGCTCGCCACCTGGCACACCATCAACTTCGCCTACAGCCGCCAGGCCTGGGCCGACCTGCAGAACATCTACCGCGACGCTGCCGCCCGCACCGAGCTCGACCGCCTGGCGCGCCTCGTGAGCCAGCGCGAAGGCCACTGGCTGGCGTTGCAGGTGGAGCAGGCCAAGATCGACCTGTCGACCGCGCCGGCAGCCCGTATGGACCTCGACCGGCTGGAAGACGGCCTGCAGCACACCATCACCACGGCCGACTTCGTCGCCGCCACCGCCACGCTGGTCGAGCGCGTCGGCGAATGCGTGGGCCAGCTGCTGCGGGACGCCGGCCTGCGCCGCGACCAGGTCGACACCGTGTACTTCACCGGCGGCGCCAGCGGCGTCGCCCAGCTGCGCGCACGCATCGCCGCCGAACTGCCTGCGGCCCGCTGCGTGGAAGGCGACCTCTACGGCAGCATCGGCGCCGGCCTCGCGGTGGAAGCCGCGCGCCGCTACGGCTGA